From Campylobacter concisus, the proteins below share one genomic window:
- a CDS encoding TnsA endonuclease N-terminal domain-containing protein, translating to MSVRKIPKNYRSSTGIFQSLKNKSPISYESLLERDFYLLLEFNHEVQSYEEQPLTTQYAYRNSIYRYTPDCLVQYYPNFNKLPCVFEIKFSEELKEKKVFLDAKFFQIEQYLYENDMNFKIFTELDIDPIYLENAKLIYTYANLQSTNAVKDTFNLCKKYSGKTLAYILNQISDNRLRQAEFIPYIWYLVFSSKLKIDMYKPINFNTPIRICDE from the coding sequence ATGTCAGTACGAAAAATTCCAAAAAACTATCGCTCATCCACCGGAATATTTCAGAGTTTGAAAAACAAGTCGCCTATCTCCTATGAATCTTTGCTCGAAAGAGACTTTTACTTACTTTTAGAATTTAATCATGAAGTTCAATCCTATGAAGAACAACCGCTTACAACACAATATGCCTATAGAAATTCAATTTACAGATATACCCCTGATTGTCTAGTACAATACTATCCAAATTTTAATAAGCTTCCATGCGTATTTGAAATCAAATTTAGCGAAGAACTTAAAGAAAAGAAAGTTTTTCTAGATGCAAAATTCTTTCAAATTGAACAATATCTGTATGAAAATGATATGAATTTTAAAATATTTACAGAACTCGATATAGATCCAATATATCTTGAGAATGCAAAACTAATCTACACATATGCTAATCTTCAGAGCACCAATGCGGTCAAAGACACATTTAACTTGTGTAAAAAATATTCAGGAAAAACACTTGCATATATTTTAAACCAAATTAGCGACAATAGACTAAGACAAGCAGAATTCATTCCCTATATTTGGTATTTAGTTTTTTCTTCAAAGCTCAAAATAGATATGTATAAGCCTATAAATTTTAATACTCCAATAAGGATCTGCGATGAATAA